The genomic segment CGAGCAATCTTGCTATTTCTTTATGCGAAAATGTTTCATCGTATATATTTTCAGCCAGTAATTGTTTGAGTACATCATATTGAACTTCTGTCCACTTAGACTGAATAAAAGAACACGCAGCTAACATAGCATTGACAGTCCAACTAACTTCTTCATTTGCCAAAAAAACTGAAATGTGATTGATGCCATAATCATTCTTATCGTGGATATGGTTAATGGCTTCTCTCGCCAACCAATATGCAGGACCATCAGAACCTATACTTTGTTCTTTATTGATCTCTGTAATCATATCTCCAACACCAATACCGAATCGAATTTCATAAGGAGCAAATGCAACAGAAAGCTGATCTATGATTTGAAATATATAAGAATTTGGTGAAAATAAGGCTTGAAATTCATCTCCAGTTGTGACTGTAAAGGGAGAAACTAAATAATTTTGATATTGCTGATTCAACTCTTTCATCAATTGTAATAAGTGCTGTTGCACCTGTGCTCGATCTTGTATTTTTTTTGATTCAATAATATCGCCAATAAGAGCAATGTACATCATTTTCTCACCTCTTTTTATCTATTATAACGGAAATTTTTAAAAATTTCCATTACAAAGGACATTTTATAAAATTTCCGTTATAAAGGACATTTTTAAAATTTTACTTTTTTAAAAAATACAGTTAAATGCCATACATTCACTGATTTTCGAATTAATTATCCGTTAATTTCCATACCTTACTTAGCACTTCTCCAATCTTGCCCTTGATGACTAAATCAGCTTGATTATCTTGTACCGTATTACTTTTATTGATAAGGACTAGCTGCCGTCCTTGAAAATAATGAACTAAATTCGCCGCTGGATAAACAACTAGCGAGGTTCCACCAATGATGAGTAAATCAGCTCGACTAATAGCTTGAATAGCTTGAGAAAAGACGTCCATATTTAGCGATTCCTCATAAAGAGTCACATCTGGCTTAACTATGTAACCGCAAGTCTCACAATAAGGAATGGTTCCAGATAATCTCAAAAAATCCTCTAAGTCATAAAAACGATGACAGTTGGTGCAATAATTTCGGTCAACACTACCATGAATTTTCAATACATTTTTGCTTCCCGCTATCTCATCTCGTGTAAACTATCAATATTTTGCGTGACAATCGCTTTTAATTTCCCTGTCTTTTCTAGATGAACTAAATAATCATGGGCTACATTTGGTCTGGCATCCGGATAAATGAGATATTTTTTGTAAAAGTCAAAAAACTGTTCTGGATAGCGTTCAAACATCGTATGGGAAACTAGTTGCTCTGCTGTAAAATGCTGGTTTAACTCAATATTGTAAATACCATTTGAGCTGCGAAAATCCGGAATACCAGATTCAGTTGAAACGCCTGCACCACCAAAGAATACAATATTTTGACTACTTTGAATAATATAAGCCAGTTCTTCAATTTTATCCATATTATCCTCCTAAAATTTATCGATACAATAAAGAAAAAATCGACTAGTTTCACTAGCCGATTCGTATTCTAACTGAATTATTTTGACAAGTTATAGAAAGATTTCAAACCACGATATTCAGCTACTTGACCAAGTTGGTCTTCAATGCGAAGCAATTGGTTGTATTTAGCGATACGGTCTGTACGTGAAAGTGAACCAGTCTTGATTTGTCCTGCGTTAGTTGCGACTGCGATGTCAGCAATTGTTGAATCTTCAGTTTCACCTGAACGGTGTGATACAACAGCAGTGTAACCAGCTTCTTTCGCCATTTCGATAGCGTCAAATGTTTCAGTAAGAGTACCGATTTGGTTAACTTTGATAAGGATTGAGTTAGCACAAGCTTCGTTGATACCTTTTTCAAGATAAGAAGTATTTGTTACGAAGAAGTCGTCACCAACAAGTTGCACTTTCTTACCAAGACGTTCAGTAAGTTTCTTCCATCCATCCCAATCGTTTTCATCCATACCATCTTCGATAGTGATGATTGGGTATTTGTTTACTAATTCTTCAAGGTAGTCAATTTGTTCATCAGCTGTACGAACTGCAGCTCCTTCACCTTCGAATTTAGTATAATCATAAACTTTACGTTCTTTGTCGTAGAATTCTGATGATGCACAGTCAAAACCAAGGAATACATCTTTACCAGGAACATAACCAGCAGCTTCAATGGCAGCAAGGATTGTTTCTACACCGTCTTCAGTTCCATCAAAACGAGGAGCAAATCCACCTTCGTCACCAACAGCTGTTTCAAGACCACGAGATTTAAGGATTTTCTTAAGAGCGTGGAAAATTTCAGCACCCCAACGAAGAGCTTCTTTGAATGTAGGTGCACCAGCAGGTACAATCATGAATTCTTGGAAGGCGATTGGAGCATCTGAGTGAGAACCACCGTTGATGATGTTCATCATTGGAGTTGGAAGAACTTTAGTATTGAATCCACCAAGGTAGCTGTAAAGTGGGATTTCAAGGTAATCAGCAGCAGCACGTGCCACAGCGATAGATACACCAAGGATTGCGTTTGCACCCAATTTACCTTTATTTGGAGTACCATCAAGTGCAATCATTGCACGGTCAATAGCTTGTTGATCGCGAACGTCATAACCAATAACTGCTTCAGCAATAATATTGTTTACGTTGTCAACAGCTTTTTGTGTACCAAGACCACCGTAACGAGATTTGTCACCATCACGAAGTTCAACTGCTTCGTGTTCACCAGTAGAAGCTCCAGATGGAACCATACCACGTCCGAAAGCACCTGATTCAGTATAAACCTCTACTTCAAGTGTTGGGTTACCGCGTGAGTCTAGGACTTCGCGAGCGTAAACATCAGTAATAATTGACATTTTTTACTCTCCTTTGAGTTATTTTATTTACATTCCTATCATACCTTAAAAATCGGTTTTTTTCAAGGAAAAATCGTGTCTTTCTATGAAATTTACGATAATTTTCTGTGTAAGCGTTTTATATTTCCGAATGTTTCTTGGATAAATTTCAAAAAAGTATGTTATACTAACTTTATGACAGATATAAACAAAGCAATAATCGAAAAAGCTCAAGGGGGATTAAAATTAAATCCTGATGAGCAAAGAAAATTTTTAGAAACATTTGAAGAACGGGTCATAGCAGAATGTAGCATTGATGAGGCTAATAGTGCTCCTATCTACGATCACTTTAAAGAAATGTTGCAAAAGATTATCTTGGACTATCAGCCTGTAACTGTGAAAATATCTCCTGCGGTCACCAGTCAATATCAAATTTTTTACTTAAAAATAGCAAAAGATCTCGGTTGCAAAGCAACAATCGTGTCTAGTAACTGCAAAAATTCTCCATTTGGATTGGTTATTCATAGCGATCATCCAGTAGAGATTACCGAAAAAGAAATCCTTATCCAATTTTCTGAACTTTTCCAATCAGATTTATCCCAACAAGCAGAAAAGAAACTTTCTTTTTGGAAAAGGTTGTTTCATTAAGGAAGTCGCTAATGACAAATTTAGAAACATTAACCTTGTTCTTTCAAGCGGAAAATCAAAGAGATTAGAAAACTTACCAAAAATTTTTACATACTAAAATCATCTGGGAATTGCATGAGCAAAAGGTTTCTATTATTCATGGAGTAGAAGATTACCTTTATAAGATTCAGCAAGCCTATCGTCATAACACTGTTCAATTTTCCCGTTTACATACTTTTTCAACAGATGAAAATCAGATTGTTACTATTCTCAAAAATGATTTCGGTCAACTATCCTGTGATATTTTTGAATTTGAAAATGGTTTAATTGTCAGAGAATATAAATATTTGCTATGATCATTTTTGAGAAACAAACGTATAAGGCTAGGGAATAATATCCTAGCCTTATTTTTTATAACAACTCTGCTTCGCCTATACCAAATGCCGTCAGGATTTGCTTGATTTGGTCGAAATTCAAGCGAAAATGTTCTAACGTATGGGCGTCAGAGCCAACAGAATACTTTGTTCCGCCCAATTCTTTCACCAAAGATAGAGCAT from the Streptococcus constellatus subsp. constellatus genome contains:
- a CDS encoding SatD family protein; this translates as MMYIALIGDIIESKKIQDRAQVQQHLLQLMKELNQQYQNYLVSPFTVTTGDEFQALFSPNSYIFQIIDQLSVAFAPYEIRFGIGVGDMITEINKEQSIGSDGPAYWLAREAINHIHDKNDYGINHISVFLANEEVSWTVNAMLAACSFIQSKWTEVQYDVLKQLLAENIYDETFSHKEIARLLGITPSAFNKRIKASGLKIYLRNKRVAMNQILKEIAKEESRYV
- a CDS encoding DUF1694 domain-containing protein; this translates as MTDINKAIIEKAQGGLKLNPDEQRKFLETFEERVIAECSIDEANSAPIYDHFKEMLQKIILDYQPVTVKISPAVTSQYQIFYLKIAKDLGCKATIVSSNCKNSPFGLVIHSDHPVEITEKEILIQFSELFQSDLSQQAEKKLSFWKRLFH
- the eno gene encoding surface-displayed alpha-enolase — translated: MSIITDVYAREVLDSRGNPTLEVEVYTESGAFGRGMVPSGASTGEHEAVELRDGDKSRYGGLGTQKAVDNVNNIIAEAVIGYDVRDQQAIDRAMIALDGTPNKGKLGANAILGVSIAVARAAADYLEIPLYSYLGGFNTKVLPTPMMNIINGGSHSDAPIAFQEFMIVPAGAPTFKEALRWGAEIFHALKKILKSRGLETAVGDEGGFAPRFDGTEDGVETILAAIEAAGYVPGKDVFLGFDCASSEFYDKERKVYDYTKFEGEGAAVRTADEQIDYLEELVNKYPIITIEDGMDENDWDGWKKLTERLGKKVQLVGDDFFVTNTSYLEKGINEACANSILIKVNQIGTLTETFDAIEMAKEAGYTAVVSHRSGETEDSTIADIAVATNAGQIKTGSLSRTDRIAKYNQLLRIEDQLGQVAEYRGLKSFYNLSK